The Caldicoprobacter guelmensis genome includes a region encoding these proteins:
- a CDS encoding class I SAM-dependent DNA methyltransferase, with protein MGIYNNFAYIYDALMQDVNYHKWVDYIELLFRHYRVRPRQIVDLACGTGNITIILKERGYDVIGIDRSEDMLFVAREKARSRGMDIPFIFQDMRYISLHRPVDAMTCICDGINYIPSEEELDLVFKGVYRYLKAGGIFVFDISSYYKLSSILGNNTFVRTDEDISYIWQNYFDKRSQLCEMELSFFVKEGEYYRRFDEIHWQRAYRTEEIVEHLEKNGFEDVGVYQPFTLKPPKKKAERIFFAAKKGKIVS; from the coding sequence ATGGGTATTTACAATAATTTTGCTTATATTTACGATGCGTTGATGCAGGATGTGAATTATCATAAGTGGGTGGATTATATTGAGCTGTTATTTAGGCATTACAGGGTAAGACCACGGCAAATAGTGGATTTGGCGTGTGGCACAGGTAATATTACAATTATTTTGAAGGAAAGGGGTTATGATGTCATAGGTATTGATCGGTCGGAAGATATGCTGTTTGTTGCGCGGGAGAAGGCACGCAGTAGGGGAATGGATATTCCTTTTATATTTCAAGATATGCGTTATATCAGTCTTCACCGCCCTGTGGATGCCATGACCTGTATCTGTGACGGCATCAATTATATTCCCTCCGAGGAAGAACTGGACCTGGTGTTTAAGGGAGTATACAGGTACTTAAAGGCAGGAGGAATTTTTGTATTTGACATCAGCTCCTATTACAAACTCTCTTCAATACTGGGGAATAATACCTTTGTAAGGACTGATGAAGATATAAGCTATATATGGCAGAACTATTTCGATAAGCGCTCACAGCTTTGTGAGATGGAGCTGTCTTTTTTTGTCAAGGAAGGGGAATATTACAGGAGATTTGACGAAATCCACTGGCAACGTGCTTATCGTACAGAAGAGATTGTGGAGCACCTTGAGAAAAATGGTTTTGAAGATGTAGGGGTGTATCAGCCTTTTACACTAAAGCCTCCCAAAAAGAAGGCAGAGCGAATCTTTTTTGCGGCTAAAAAGGGGAAAATTGTCTCATAA
- the hslO gene encoding Hsp33 family molecular chaperone HslO, whose amino-acid sequence MKDYVIRVTAADGFIRGFAARTTDLVQEAQRLHGLSPVASAALGRAMTAAVMLGIDMKGKKDTLSLIIKGDGPLGSVVVVATSNGYVKGYVANPKLELPLNVHNKLDVATAVGRNGRITVIKDLGLKEPYIGQANLMSGEIAEDVAYYLTVSEQQPSAVALGVLVNPDCTVKAAGGFIIQALPGAPEDIISAIEQKISSSPSISRQFDEGKTPEEVLGNIIGQYGMRVNAVHDVQFKCDCSRERLKGVLMGMEEKELMDIIEKDRRAEVVCHYCNKKYIFEEEELKELLEQKRKSQENLD is encoded by the coding sequence ATGAAGGATTATGTAATAAGAGTTACAGCTGCTGACGGATTTATTCGTGGTTTTGCTGCCAGGACTACCGATTTGGTACAGGAGGCACAAAGGCTTCACGGCCTGTCTCCTGTGGCCAGCGCTGCGTTGGGGCGTGCTATGACGGCCGCTGTCATGTTGGGGATTGACATGAAAGGCAAAAAGGACACCCTTTCGCTCATCATAAAGGGTGATGGCCCTCTGGGCAGCGTTGTGGTGGTGGCAACTTCGAACGGTTACGTAAAGGGCTATGTCGCAAATCCCAAGCTTGAACTGCCGCTTAATGTTCACAATAAGCTGGATGTGGCAACTGCTGTAGGCAGGAACGGCAGAATAACGGTGATAAAAGATCTGGGATTAAAAGAGCCATATATAGGGCAGGCCAACCTGATGTCGGGCGAGATAGCAGAAGACGTGGCTTACTATTTGACGGTTTCTGAACAGCAGCCTTCAGCTGTAGCGTTGGGAGTGCTTGTAAACCCTGATTGTACTGTAAAAGCTGCAGGAGGGTTTATAATACAGGCATTGCCTGGGGCGCCAGAGGATATTATCTCTGCAATTGAACAGAAAATTAGCAGCAGTCCTTCTATTTCCCGCCAGTTTGATGAGGGCAAAACCCCTGAGGAAGTCTTAGGAAATATCATAGGGCAGTATGGTATGAGAGTAAATGCGGTGCATGACGTGCAATTTAAATGTGACTGCAGTAGAGAGCGCCTCAAAGGTGTCTTGATGGGCATGGAAGAAAAAGAGCTAATGGATATTATTGAGAAAGATAGGCGGGCTGAGGTGGTATGTCACTATTGCAATAAAAAATACATATTTGAAGAGGAGGAACTTAAAGAGCTTTTAGAGCAGAAGAGAAAAAGCCAAGAAAACCTTGATTGA
- a CDS encoding CCA tRNA nucleotidyltransferase yields the protein MKGNINISLPKEVEIILNRIMEEGGQAYVVGGAVRDVLLGRPVKDWDIATSFHPDDIERIFSFARTIPTGKKYGTVTVVINDMPVEVTTFRGEGRYSDFRHPSKITFLSDIIEDLSRRDFTINAMAYNPYLNEPLIDPFDGYSDLSRKLIRTVGKPEHRFEEDPLRIMRGIRFCAELGFRLEENTFKAACTHHRLLSKISPERIRDELNKIMAASNPFESLMLLYETGIFEVILPELYQHLSNTGQLAFKAIKLCRPDTVLRLAALYCCIMVQPVSPLHQTANGSDFEQSAHRLADKAELVERSLKRLRYDNKTVHRVMQLTSSFPVEFSSDKAEAAYQIRKLMGNLGIEDTFHLLELKRAYLLTAGQKGESEKMAALTSMAHEILARGDALKLSQLAINGHDVMASGIGINNPQDIGKALRQAHEWVLMHPEWNDKELLLSKLKALYKQDKEK from the coding sequence ATGAAAGGCAATATAAATATATCCCTTCCCAAAGAAGTGGAAATAATACTAAACCGAATTATGGAAGAGGGTGGGCAGGCGTACGTTGTAGGCGGTGCCGTCCGCGATGTCCTCCTGGGCAGGCCCGTAAAAGACTGGGACATCGCCACGTCCTTTCACCCCGATGATATCGAGAGGATATTCTCGTTTGCTCGCACCATTCCCACCGGCAAAAAATACGGCACAGTAACAGTCGTGATAAACGATATGCCCGTTGAGGTCACCACCTTCAGGGGGGAGGGGCGATACAGCGATTTTCGCCACCCTTCTAAGATAACGTTTCTGTCGGATATCATAGAAGACCTGTCACGGCGGGATTTCACCATAAACGCCATGGCCTACAATCCATATCTTAATGAGCCCTTGATAGACCCCTTCGATGGGTACAGCGACCTATCGCGAAAACTAATAAGAACGGTAGGCAAGCCAGAGCATCGCTTTGAGGAAGACCCGCTGCGCATAATGCGAGGAATAAGGTTTTGCGCCGAACTGGGCTTTAGGCTGGAGGAGAACACCTTTAAGGCAGCCTGTACCCATCATCGCCTGCTCTCCAAGATCTCCCCCGAGAGAATCCGGGACGAGCTCAACAAAATAATGGCTGCTTCTAACCCGTTTGAGTCTCTCATGCTGCTTTATGAAACCGGTATCTTTGAGGTAATACTTCCGGAACTTTATCAGCACTTGTCAAATACAGGACAGCTGGCATTCAAAGCCATAAAACTGTGCAGGCCTGATACCGTCTTACGTCTTGCAGCGCTGTACTGCTGCATTATGGTCCAACCGGTCAGTCCACTGCATCAAACGGCAAATGGTAGCGATTTTGAGCAATCCGCGCACCGGCTGGCCGATAAAGCCGAACTGGTAGAACGTTCGCTGAAGCGACTGCGCTACGACAACAAAACTGTACACAGAGTGATGCAGCTTACATCCAGCTTTCCTGTGGAGTTCAGTAGCGACAAGGCCGAAGCGGCCTATCAGATAAGGAAGCTAATGGGCAACCTTGGTATAGAAGACACCTTCCACCTTTTGGAGCTTAAGCGCGCATACCTTTTGACTGCAGGACAAAAAGGAGAGTCAGAAAAGATGGCGGCTCTTACATCAATGGCCCATGAGATTTTAGCAAGGGGAGATGCTTTAAAACTTTCGCAACTTGCCATCAACGGCCATGACGTAATGGCATCAGGAATAGGCATCAATAACCCACAAGACATCGGCAAAGCCCTAAGACAAGCCCACGAATGGGTGTTAATGCATCCCGAGTGGAATGATAAAGAACTTCTACTGTCTAAGCTCAAAGCATTGTATAAACAGGATAAGGAGAAATAA
- a CDS encoding SpoIID/LytB domain-containing protein — MKVIRFPHILMLIFFIALILLIVHISYTPPPANAVKQFLDYLLARDERLYGLLDRHVDKSHPFINLALELIPFKQYKIAECKPIENNAYRVRALLYMKEGYISVPFMVAKTYNKWYIQYLPSVSHFSAAIPVKVNGSTRHPSEVALYIAQDQLLCTNPLPSEKIKDFTPSEITLVENQIVYINPLKSVKLSKVLAASRSGRYIEDSLLGRLPITDNLFVYSIKESSVIYQGMMSGLVGCTDSTLFCDNDGKGRTIIIQDQLLPRDGVRVLIKNKKDNDILHSQVSITCDTDFTAQTLIQPISRTFMANEVITLKPDANGIALYVNGQKVASSPHRWYIRPVEGGRLSILDRNGSSSKTSGSMPYRGTIEIALNGDDDHGLIVVNELDLEEYLYTVVPSEMPVKFGLEALKVQAIAARSYAIRCFKSEGYAAFGAHVDDSTASQVYNSIAEQPIAVQAVNETRGLVGFFGDQVIDARFFSTSCGYTANFHEVWSDKNNKFPSHEVPYLIAKPQFPSNVPDLHNEENFRAFIDQKDLDGYDRFSPFFRWSVTMTRQQLEASIQHNLPLIQRSQPAFVLTRKGENEFIQQEIPQDIGELQNLVVTRRGQGGNMMELEITTTHGVFKVIKEYNIRKVLQPVNYLDIKHPIKLYCQDGSVRDNFPILPSAFAYINILRNSEGAIEEVTISGGGYGHGVGMSQYGAYGLSLLGYSYEQIFQHFYPGCQIRNIYENNPSFNQ, encoded by the coding sequence ATGAAAGTAATCCGATTTCCACACATTTTAATGCTGATCTTTTTTATTGCCCTCATACTATTGATTGTACATATTTCGTATACACCACCTCCTGCAAATGCCGTTAAACAGTTTCTGGACTACCTATTGGCTCGCGATGAAAGGCTTTATGGCTTGCTGGACAGGCACGTAGACAAAAGCCATCCTTTTATAAACTTGGCATTGGAGCTAATTCCCTTTAAACAGTACAAAATAGCAGAATGCAAACCTATAGAAAACAATGCTTACAGAGTAAGGGCATTGCTGTATATGAAAGAGGGCTATATAAGCGTTCCATTCATGGTGGCGAAAACTTACAATAAATGGTACATACAATACCTGCCCAGCGTGAGCCATTTCTCAGCTGCAATACCTGTTAAAGTAAACGGTTCAACCCGACATCCGTCGGAAGTTGCACTATACATAGCTCAGGATCAACTTCTTTGCACCAATCCATTGCCATCCGAAAAGATTAAAGACTTTACCCCCTCCGAGATAACACTGGTGGAAAACCAGATTGTATATATAAATCCGCTTAAGTCCGTGAAACTTTCAAAAGTCTTAGCAGCATCTCGCTCAGGCCGGTATATTGAAGATTCGCTCCTTGGCAGGCTCCCAATAACCGACAACCTTTTTGTGTACTCCATCAAAGAAAGCTCGGTCATCTATCAGGGTATGATGTCAGGCCTGGTGGGGTGTACTGATTCAACGCTGTTTTGCGATAACGATGGTAAAGGCCGTACCATCATCATACAGGACCAGCTTTTGCCAAGGGACGGGGTGCGGGTACTCATAAAAAACAAAAAGGACAACGACATACTTCACAGCCAGGTCAGCATCACATGCGATACAGACTTTACTGCTCAGACGTTGATACAGCCCATCTCCCGTACATTTATGGCAAACGAAGTAATAACTCTTAAACCCGATGCCAACGGCATAGCCCTGTATGTAAATGGGCAAAAGGTGGCTTCCTCACCCCACAGGTGGTACATACGCCCTGTGGAAGGCGGAAGGCTCAGCATACTGGATCGCAATGGGAGTTCAAGTAAAACATCAGGCAGCATGCCCTATAGAGGAACTATAGAGATAGCCTTAAACGGTGATGATGACCATGGTCTTATAGTGGTAAACGAGCTTGACCTGGAGGAGTACCTGTACACCGTGGTGCCCAGCGAAATGCCCGTAAAATTTGGGCTTGAGGCTTTAAAAGTACAGGCCATAGCCGCCAGGTCATATGCCATACGATGCTTCAAATCCGAGGGCTACGCAGCTTTTGGAGCCCATGTGGATGACAGCACCGCCAGCCAGGTGTACAACTCCATAGCCGAACAACCTATTGCCGTTCAAGCGGTGAATGAAACACGGGGGCTGGTAGGCTTCTTTGGTGACCAGGTGATAGACGCACGCTTCTTCTCGACCTCCTGCGGATACACCGCCAACTTTCACGAGGTGTGGAGCGATAAGAACAACAAATTTCCCTCGCATGAGGTCCCCTATTTGATAGCTAAGCCCCAGTTCCCCAGCAACGTCCCTGACCTCCACAACGAAGAGAACTTCAGAGCATTCATAGACCAAAAGGATTTAGACGGTTACGACCGCTTTTCGCCGTTTTTCCGCTGGAGCGTCACCATGACCCGCCAGCAGCTTGAAGCCAGCATTCAGCACAATCTACCGCTCATACAGCGCTCGCAGCCCGCATTCGTCCTCACAAGAAAGGGTGAGAACGAATTTATACAGCAGGAGATACCGCAGGATATCGGAGAGCTGCAGAACCTGGTTGTGACACGGCGCGGCCAGGGCGGAAACATGATGGAACTCGAAATAACCACCACCCATGGAGTATTTAAAGTCATAAAAGAATACAATATACGAAAGGTGCTCCAGCCAGTTAACTATCTTGACATCAAGCACCCCATAAAGCTATACTGCCAAGATGGGTCGGTAAGGGATAACTTCCCTATACTGCCCAGCGCTTTCGCCTATATCAACATACTGAGAAATTCTGAAGGGGCAATCGAAGAGGTAACCATCTCGGGAGGCGGTTACGGTCACGGCGTTGGCATGAGTCAGTACGGCGCCTACGGTCTATCACTGCTGGGTTATTCATATGAGCAGATCTTCCAGCACTTTTACCCCGGCTGCCAGATTAGGAACATATACGAAAACAACCCTTCATTTAACCAATAG
- a CDS encoding YesL family protein, producing the protein MFGGFFERMYYGNPNKPDLKYENLREKPIKLFFTVLQVRFWNLIKLNLLYSIFWLPTFIWTYIQLQVTAQTGEPINIFYFLVLIPCLLFVGPATAGATYVLRNWARDDHAWVFSDFKDAWKMNWKESLIVMFINGLALMIFYINLTFYHAMASQNILFLMLYYFMLMIGLIYAMMNIYIFPMLVTYKLKIRQIFKNALLFTLAKLPHTFMVFVLMVALFIASVWYIFPVFFVGLTFPMLIGVSLANWVFYKYMDRPVNAEITDNGSQNGGQE; encoded by the coding sequence ATGTTTGGTGGCTTTTTTGAAAGGATGTATTACGGTAATCCCAATAAACCGGATTTGAAATATGAAAACCTAAGGGAAAAGCCAATAAAGCTGTTTTTTACCGTGTTGCAGGTGCGGTTCTGGAATCTCATAAAGCTGAATTTGCTTTACTCGATTTTCTGGCTTCCGACGTTTATATGGACGTATATTCAGCTGCAGGTTACTGCACAGACGGGAGAGCCTATAAATATTTTTTATTTCCTGGTACTCATTCCTTGTCTGCTTTTTGTAGGGCCGGCTACAGCAGGCGCTACCTATGTGCTCAGGAACTGGGCGAGGGATGACCACGCGTGGGTTTTCAGCGATTTTAAAGATGCGTGGAAGATGAACTGGAAGGAAAGCTTAATTGTCATGTTCATCAATGGCCTTGCGCTTATGATATTCTATATTAATCTGACATTTTACCACGCAATGGCCTCACAGAATATCTTGTTCCTCATGTTGTATTACTTTATGTTGATGATTGGGCTTATTTACGCCATGATGAATATATATATTTTCCCAATGTTGGTCACTTATAAATTGAAAATAAGGCAGATATTCAAAAATGCACTGCTTTTTACCTTGGCAAAGCTTCCCCATACTTTTATGGTCTTTGTGCTGATGGTAGCTTTGTTTATAGCCAGTGTTTGGTATATTTTTCCCGTATTTTTTGTAGGATTAACTTTCCCCATGCTTATAGGCGTTTCATTGGCCAACTGGGTATTTTACAAGTATATGGACAGGCCGGTAAATGCTGAAATAACGGATAATGGCAGTCAGAATGGCGGCCAAGAGTAA
- a CDS encoding YkvI family membrane protein: MKRNIVLSIKIAFAYVGTVIGAGFASGQEILRFFTVYGKYSVFSIMLVAFLFVCVGIRVLRVGFELSAGSFRDAIRLVFGSLSPLVNAYLLLAIVMVAAAMLAGAGALLAEYIRLPVYMGMSVTAVIVGVFAAFGLKGIFAINAWIVPGILTFNVLVFIYSLMAGDSTFEVMPVFDVTLFDIIKTGVSYASFNIVLAMGVLTSVGCKVKDLRVLKVGGVLGGIILGTMLLMGNYSLMRCIPEVYEFEIPMLYIVRRMGYFFGAAFAIVMWGAIITTLVSNVFSVACAASDIFKLPMRMALFVTIIVCAVLSLIGFSRMVTFVYPLLGMIGFIVILVMFFLVKK, from the coding sequence TTGAAAAGGAATATCGTCTTAAGCATAAAAATTGCTTTTGCATACGTGGGTACCGTTATAGGGGCAGGATTTGCATCAGGCCAAGAAATATTGCGGTTTTTTACGGTGTACGGTAAGTATTCAGTTTTTTCTATCATGCTGGTAGCTTTTTTATTTGTATGTGTGGGGATAAGGGTTTTAAGGGTGGGTTTTGAGCTGAGTGCCGGGTCATTTCGGGATGCTATTAGGTTGGTTTTTGGGAGCTTGTCACCTCTTGTTAATGCCTATTTGTTATTGGCGATTGTCATGGTGGCTGCTGCCATGCTGGCTGGGGCGGGCGCCTTGCTTGCGGAGTATATCCGCCTGCCTGTTTATATGGGAATGTCCGTAACGGCTGTCATAGTGGGAGTGTTTGCGGCATTTGGTTTAAAGGGTATTTTTGCGATAAATGCATGGATTGTTCCGGGTATACTGACTTTTAATGTCCTTGTGTTTATATACAGCCTAATGGCAGGCGATAGTACCTTTGAGGTTATGCCGGTATTTGATGTAACGCTTTTTGATATAATTAAAACGGGAGTGTCTTATGCCTCATTCAATATTGTGTTGGCAATGGGGGTTCTAACCTCTGTTGGTTGTAAGGTGAAGGATTTGCGGGTTTTGAAGGTAGGGGGCGTTTTGGGAGGCATTATATTAGGGACGATGCTTCTTATGGGCAACTATTCTTTGATGAGATGTATCCCTGAAGTTTATGAATTTGAAATTCCCATGCTTTACATAGTACGGCGGATGGGCTATTTCTTTGGCGCAGCCTTTGCGATTGTGATGTGGGGAGCTATAATTACTACACTTGTGTCCAACGTGTTTTCGGTGGCATGTGCAGCAAGCGATATTTTTAAATTGCCTATGCGCATGGCTTTGTTTGTTACTATTATAGTCTGTGCTGTGCTGTCTTTGATAGGCTTTTCACGCATGGTGACTTTTGTCTATCCATTGTTGGGGATGATAGGATTTATTGTAATCTTGGTGATGTTTTTTCTGGTCAAAAAATAA
- a CDS encoding DUF3006 family protein, with translation MQWDVVVKRLEGHQAVVAFESGDEIVIPVKFLPPGCRVGDVLKIEIYFSPFGTLAHLLNNGTENA, from the coding sequence GTGCAGTGGGATGTGGTGGTAAAACGCCTTGAAGGTCATCAAGCGGTGGTGGCGTTTGAGAGTGGGGATGAAATTGTTATACCGGTTAAATTTCTGCCGCCTGGGTGTCGTGTTGGCGATGTTCTTAAAATCGAAATATATTTTAGCCCGTTCGGCACTTTGGCACATCTATTAAATAATGGAACTGAGAATGCATGA
- a CDS encoding tetratricopeptide repeat protein, whose protein sequence is MAGGLSAKTQRKVIPFEQNGQFYYKKAKKYVENNNYIDALSFYRKAVEKDPENLEYRLDLAQVFTEMGYYEESNQILLYILQKDDGKADCYFCLGCNFLGLQEYERAKECFEKYLQLDPDGIYSEDAQDLLDILQSHEIYFDNDVEVILNPGREKLYKLANKGKDFLDMGDYNRAIRCLESVVKKDPSLIFARNNLALAYFCVGRLDDAIHVCQEVLKDQPQNVHANCNIAIFYREKGLEEESEKHLQAVLSMETNDPEEIHKIAVTLCELKRHKEANKLLKRLLQYKPYDIKVLHYIAVSYFNTQRYKEALKYWSKIDKIAPNNTISSFYKRLARAVMANEREFGEISYHFQVPYEEIIYRIKKINDLLKLPHKDLKKRWNSSDELLALLQWGLELNDPSIKRAILNVIASFKDGKAESFLREFILRKSVSDDLKREAVMLLKQMGASEPYIAYLDDNIVQIKIDVGAKNLPDDLPEVFYNVVNRAVEMMKNRYEEGFEAQIREIWSGFVAAMSPYGLPRIRKPEVWAAALELYYCLTSGLAVDKVELAYRYGVSYSSVSNALRRISFALLENEYNKVKPYLQ, encoded by the coding sequence ATGGCGGGAGGATTGTCTGCAAAAACTCAAAGGAAGGTTATTCCCTTTGAACAAAATGGGCAGTTTTATTATAAGAAAGCCAAAAAATACGTTGAAAACAATAATTATATAGATGCTCTAAGCTTTTACCGCAAAGCTGTGGAAAAGGACCCTGAAAATTTGGAGTACAGGCTGGACTTGGCCCAAGTGTTTACCGAGATGGGTTACTACGAGGAATCCAATCAAATATTGCTGTATATACTTCAAAAGGACGATGGTAAGGCAGATTGCTATTTTTGCCTGGGTTGCAATTTTTTGGGCTTGCAAGAATATGAAAGGGCAAAGGAGTGCTTCGAGAAATACCTGCAACTGGATCCGGATGGCATATATTCAGAGGATGCCCAGGATTTGTTGGATATACTTCAGAGCCACGAAATATACTTCGATAATGACGTGGAGGTCATACTGAACCCTGGAAGAGAGAAACTGTATAAGCTGGCTAATAAAGGCAAGGATTTTTTGGATATGGGTGATTATAATAGGGCTATTCGCTGTTTGGAAAGCGTGGTAAAAAAAGATCCTTCTTTGATATTTGCCAGGAACAACCTTGCTCTAGCTTATTTTTGTGTCGGTCGGCTGGATGATGCTATCCATGTGTGCCAGGAAGTGTTAAAGGACCAACCCCAAAACGTTCATGCCAACTGCAATATAGCTATTTTTTATCGAGAAAAGGGATTGGAGGAGGAAAGCGAAAAACACCTACAGGCCGTGTTGAGCATGGAGACCAATGACCCAGAGGAAATTCATAAGATTGCTGTGACGCTGTGTGAGCTCAAAAGGCACAAAGAAGCCAATAAATTGCTCAAACGGCTACTCCAATATAAGCCGTACGACATAAAGGTGTTGCATTATATTGCGGTATCCTATTTTAATACACAAAGGTACAAGGAAGCTCTTAAGTATTGGAGTAAGATTGATAAGATAGCACCTAACAATACCATAAGCAGTTTTTATAAGAGGCTGGCGCGAGCCGTAATGGCAAATGAACGTGAGTTCGGCGAAATATCCTACCATTTTCAGGTTCCTTATGAGGAAATTATATACCGTATAAAGAAGATCAATGATCTGCTCAAACTTCCACATAAAGACCTGAAAAAGAGATGGAATAGCAGTGATGAATTGTTGGCTTTATTGCAGTGGGGATTGGAGCTCAATGACCCTTCAATAAAAAGGGCCATTTTGAACGTTATTGCCTCGTTTAAAGATGGAAAGGCTGAAAGCTTCCTGAGAGAATTTATACTGCGCAAAAGTGTAAGCGATGACCTCAAAAGGGAAGCGGTGATGTTGCTCAAGCAAATGGGAGCTTCTGAACCTTATATAGCTTATTTGGATGACAACATAGTACAGATCAAGATAGACGTAGGGGCTAAGAACCTGCCTGATGACCTGCCTGAGGTTTTTTATAATGTGGTGAATAGAGCAGTTGAAATGATGAAGAATCGTTATGAAGAGGGTTTCGAGGCTCAAATTCGGGAGATATGGAGCGGCTTTGTAGCGGCCATGTCGCCTTACGGTTTGCCCAGGATAAGAAAGCCTGAGGTATGGGCTGCGGCGCTTGAGCTGTATTACTGTTTGACCTCTGGTTTGGCTGTGGATAAGGTGGAGCTGGCATATCGTTATGGTGTTTCATATTCGAGCGTGTCGAATGCCTTAAGGCGTATCAGCTTTGCGCTGCTGGAAAACGAGTACAATAAAGTAAAGCCTTACTTGCAATGA
- a CDS encoding M20 metallopeptidase family protein — MHVDAEVYQLKDRLTQHRRHLHKYPETGFDVSSTRDYILSCLKNCDFDEIRIVAGSGIKAVMKGNDGGMTLAFRADMDALPLHEETGVEFASVNCGRMHACGHDGHMAILLGLAEWLSLHKEELKGNVVLIFQPAEETVGGALPMIKEGVLESPKVDAIFGFHLLPDIPQGKIGLKAGPVMAQTCEFTVEIVGKSVHGAMPHLGVDALLAACYFVNAVHGLLSRWVASDEKVLLTIGKLKAGEERNIVAGLANIEGIIRTFDDKVYERIKQNIQGLLNGLELSHRVKAQYREDVYYPVVNNDANLVSQVKKCLPPDVLQDVQPLMIAEDFSYYQQKVPGVYLFLGCRNESKGFTFPLHSSRFNFDEEVLLYGLQAYCDIIKGFGVVC, encoded by the coding sequence ATGCATGTAGATGCAGAAGTTTACCAGCTTAAAGACAGGTTGACTCAGCACCGGAGGCATTTGCATAAGTATCCTGAGACCGGGTTTGATGTATCATCCACCCGGGATTATATTTTATCCTGCCTTAAAAATTGTGACTTTGACGAGATAAGGATAGTAGCCGGCAGCGGCATAAAAGCCGTCATGAAGGGCAATGATGGAGGCATGACCCTGGCTTTTAGGGCAGATATGGATGCCCTGCCGCTTCATGAGGAGACGGGTGTCGAGTTCGCTTCAGTTAACTGCGGGAGAATGCATGCCTGTGGCCATGATGGACATATGGCCATTTTACTCGGGCTTGCGGAATGGCTGAGTTTGCACAAAGAGGAGTTGAAAGGCAATGTGGTTCTCATCTTTCAGCCAGCTGAGGAAACCGTGGGAGGGGCATTGCCCATGATCAAGGAAGGGGTGCTGGAAAGCCCAAAGGTGGATGCTATTTTCGGTTTTCACCTGTTGCCTGATATTCCTCAGGGCAAGATAGGGCTTAAGGCTGGACCGGTGATGGCTCAGACATGTGAGTTTACGGTAGAAATTGTCGGCAAAAGCGTCCATGGAGCCATGCCACACCTCGGGGTTGACGCACTTTTGGCGGCCTGTTATTTTGTAAACGCTGTGCATGGACTTTTGAGCAGGTGGGTTGCTTCAGATGAAAAAGTCCTCTTGACCATAGGAAAGCTTAAGGCAGGAGAGGAGAGGAATATTGTTGCGGGTTTGGCGAACATAGAAGGTATAATACGTACATTTGATGATAAAGTTTATGAGCGTATAAAGCAAAACATACAGGGTTTGTTAAATGGCCTTGAGCTCTCTCACCGGGTAAAGGCACAGTACCGTGAAGATGTGTACTACCCTGTGGTAAATAACGATGCTAACCTAGTAAGCCAGGTGAAAAAATGCTTGCCCCCCGATGTGCTCCAGGATGTACAGCCTTTGATGATAGCCGAAGATTTTTCATATTACCAGCAAAAAGTGCCGGGGGTATACTTGTTCCTTGGTTGCAGGAATGAAAGTAAGGGCTTTACCTTTCCTCTGCATAGCAGCAGGTTTAACTTTGATGAAGAAGTGCTGTTGTACGGATTGCAGGCCTACTGCGATATAATAAAGGGATTTGGAGTTGTGTGTTAA